A DNA window from Callospermophilus lateralis isolate mCalLat2 chromosome X, mCalLat2.hap1, whole genome shotgun sequence contains the following coding sequences:
- the Was gene encoding actin nucleation-promoting factor WAS: protein MSGGPMGSRSGGRGGPTAQQNIPSTLLQDHENQRLFEMLGRKCWTLATAVVQLYLALPPGAQHWTMEHCGAVCFVKDNPQKSYFIRLYGLQAGRLLWEQELYSQLVYFTPTPFFHTFAGDDCQVGLNFADEGEALAFRALVQEKIQKRSQRQSGAADRRQLPPPPAPANEERRGGLPPLPPHPGGDQGGPPAGPLSLGLVTVDIQNPDITNSRYRGLPAPGPGPADKKRSGKKKISKADIGAPSGFKHVSHVGWDPQNGFDVNNLDPDLRSLFSKAGISEAQLTDAETSKLIYDFIEDQGGLEAVRQEMRRQEPLLPPPPPCRGGNQPQRPPMVGGNKGRSGPLPPVPLGSAPPPPTPRGPLPPGRGGPPPPPPPATGRSGPPPPPPPGIGGPPVPPPPPPPPPPPPSSGVGSVTPPTPPTLVPGGGLSPGGGRGALLDQIRQGIQLNKTPGAIESSALQPPPQSSEGLVGALMHVMQKRSRAIHSSDEGEDQAGDEFEDDEWDD, encoded by the exons ATGAGTGGGGGTCCTATGGGAAGCAGGTCTGGGGGCCGAGGAGGACCAACAGCTCAACAGAACATTCCCTCCACTCTCCTCCAAGATCATGAGAACCAGCGACTCTTCGAGATGCTTGGCCGAAAATGCTGG ACACTGGCCACCGCAGTTGTTCAGCTGTACCTGGCGCTGCCCCCTGGAGCCCAGCACTGGACCATGGAACACTGTGGGGCTGTGTGCTTCGTGAAGGATAACCCCCAGAAGTCCTACTTCATTCGCCTTTATGGCCTTCAG GCTGGCCGGCTGCTCTGGGAACAGGAACTGTACTCGCAGCTGGTCTACTTCACTCCCACCCCCTTCTTTCACACATTTGCTGGAGAT GACTGCCAAGTGGGGCTGAACTTTGCAGACGAGGGTGAGGCCCTGGCCTTCCGGGCCCTGGTGCAGGAGAAGATACAAAAAAGGAGTCAGAGGCAAAGTGGAG CTGCAGACAGACGCCAGCTACCCCCACCACCAGCACCAGCTAATGAAG AGAGAAGAGGAGGTCTCCCACCCCTGCCCCCACATCCCGGTGGAGACCAAGGTG GTCCACCAGCTGGCCCACTATCTCTGGGGCTGGTAACAGTGGACATCCAGAACCCTGATATCACAAATTCACGCTATCGTGGACTCCCAGCACCTGGCCCTGGCCCAGCTGATAAGAAACGCTCAGGGAAGAAGAAGATAAGCAAGGCTGATATTGGTGCACCCAGTGGATTCAA ACATGTCAGCCATGTGGGCTGGGACCCCCAGAATGGATTCGAC GTGAACAACCTAGATCCAGATCTACGGAGCCTGTTCTCCAAGGCAGGAATCAGCGAGGCCCAGCTCACTGATGCAGAGACCTCCAAACTTATTTATGACTTCATTGAGGACCAGGGTGGGCTGGAGGCTGTGCGGCAGGAGATGAGACGTCAGG AACCACTTCTACCACCCCCGCCGCCATGCCGTGGAGGGAATCAGCCCCAGCGGCCCCCTATGGTGGGGGGTAACAAGGGTCGATCTGGCCCACTGCCCCCTGTACCTTTGGGGAGTGCCCCACCCCCACCAACCCCCCGAGGACCCCTACCCCCAGGCCGAGGGGGCCCTCCgccaccacctcctccagctactgGACGTTCTGGACCaccaccccctcctccccctggaaTTGGGGGGCCTCCTgtgccacctccaccaccaccaccaccaccaccaccacccagctCTGGGGTTGGGTCAGTCACTCCCCCAACTCCTCCTACTCTGGTGCCTGGTGGGGGGCTGTCCCCTGGTGGGGGTCGAGGGGCACTTTTGGATCAAATCCGGCAAGGAATTCAGCTGAACAAG ACCCCTGGGGCCATAGAGAGCTCAGCACTGCAGCCACCACCTCAGAGCTCAGAGGGGCTCGTGGGTGCCTTGATGCATGTGATGCAGAAGAGAAGCAGAGCTATTCACTCTTCAG ACGAAGGAGAGGACCAGGCCGGGGATGAATTTGAAGATGACGAATGGGATGACTGA